The following proteins are encoded in a genomic region of Chryseobacterium cucumeris:
- a CDS encoding tetratricopeptide repeat protein, which produces MRTLILLIFFTFAVHNCKDYKREKIESKKTIIHEELTFSPVTEIKKDFTLQGKSYKYEYKFDKNIIRIAAKNYDGGFYNEVYSNNSLIGKLQKNSWSCTPYYYKNKNLGLLFIEEGDESGIWGYSIFLVKEKEIKEVGFIDISSTQDSPLNKFLSFTQENNFIIFNFLEPQFFSNQKTINKSDQTVKIDLSTLKIIKSSNNNTNSNIAFSLKDYNYTINFTTKSIVPKTDDVYFENNFLVIKKTAEENTPHNLLTYKYYFVSASNTVQLSKINFSKETYVEQDDICKLSYTYLPNNNSTFSPEEINTFTEKDLDMYIRKLDLKQALDIVSKINKDYQCTSSLTENEINQLLKQYPLNEKTVNDYNNIAYYQEQNKDYKSSISILDKILSQYPDRVVAWLNYADAKWGLNNKQESKEAYIKYYNLMNSQSKDMSRVPQRVRDRMK; this is translated from the coding sequence ATGAGAACCTTAATATTATTAATATTTTTCACTTTCGCTGTACATAATTGTAAAGATTACAAAAGAGAAAAGATAGAAAGCAAAAAGACTATTATCCATGAAGAATTAACATTTTCCCCTGTTACAGAAATAAAAAAAGACTTTACTTTACAAGGAAAAAGTTATAAATATGAGTATAAATTTGACAAAAATATTATAAGGATAGCTGCCAAAAACTATGATGGAGGCTTTTACAATGAGGTCTATTCAAACAATTCTCTAATTGGCAAATTACAAAAGAATTCTTGGAGCTGTACTCCTTATTATTATAAAAATAAAAACCTTGGTCTGCTTTTCATTGAAGAAGGAGATGAGAGTGGTATTTGGGGATATAGTATTTTTTTAGTCAAAGAAAAAGAAATAAAAGAAGTTGGTTTTATTGATATTTCTTCAACCCAAGATTCACCGTTAAATAAATTTTTAAGTTTTACTCAAGAAAATAACTTTATTATATTTAACTTTTTAGAGCCCCAGTTTTTTTCAAATCAAAAGACCATCAATAAATCTGATCAAACAGTTAAAATTGACTTAAGTACATTAAAAATCATTAAGAGCTCAAATAACAATACAAACAGCAATATTGCATTTTCTTTAAAAGATTATAATTATACTATAAACTTCACAACAAAGTCAATTGTTCCAAAAACTGATGATGTTTATTTCGAAAACAATTTTCTGGTCATAAAGAAAACAGCCGAAGAAAATACCCCTCATAATCTTCTTACTTATAAATATTATTTTGTATCAGCCTCCAATACTGTACAGTTAAGTAAGATAAACTTTTCTAAAGAAACCTATGTTGAACAGGATGATATCTGTAAATTATCATATACTTATTTACCTAATAACAATTCTACTTTTTCCCCTGAAGAGATAAATACATTTACAGAAAAAGATCTGGATATGTATATTAGGAAATTGGATTTAAAACAAGCACTGGATATTGTCTCAAAGATTAATAAAGACTATCAGTGTACCTCATCATTAACTGAAAATGAAATCAATCAGCTTTTAAAACAATATCCACTCAATGAAAAAACTGTAAATGATTATAATAATATAGCTTACTATCAGGAACAAAATAAAGATTATAAAAGCTCCATTAGTATCCTTGATAAGATACTTTCTCAATATCCTGACAGGGTTGTTGCCTGGTTAAATTATGCAGATGCTAAATGGGGACTTAATAACAAACAAGAGTCAAAAGAAGCTTATATAAAATATTATAATCTTATGAATAGCCAATCGAAAGATATGTCCAGAGTACCACAAAGAGTTAGAGACAGGATGAAGTAA
- a CDS encoding SH3 domain-containing protein, which translates to MKNIFLFIALTLGFTCSSQHKNKGIVKLRQPSAETKRSSFETYIDNEDYFIKTFDVNKDGISDKIVSNKPYQGENLFIFLGNKQGKYTLALETRNFSEDGGNVINDILPISGNKGFSIKTSFPDRGYYEKEYHIILDNNTWLLKNIIYKTMSDISQDAVKYICDVPQDIDIQKSGWTDKIIPIPEENVRAKKCRVEKSQNKTAFYIQDSDGFTNLRKEKNSSSQILQKINTGEQVEVLDQNGDWWLVVSKEGKKGYVHKSRIKSE; encoded by the coding sequence ATGAAAAATATATTCCTGTTTATTGCTTTAACACTCGGTTTCACCTGCTCTTCCCAACATAAAAACAAAGGTATTGTAAAGCTTCGACAGCCATCAGCTGAAACTAAAAGAAGCTCATTCGAAACCTACATCGATAATGAAGATTATTTCATAAAAACCTTTGATGTCAACAAGGATGGCATCTCTGACAAAATTGTAAGTAACAAACCTTATCAAGGAGAAAATTTATTTATCTTTTTGGGGAATAAGCAAGGTAAATATACATTAGCACTGGAAACAAGAAACTTCTCTGAGGATGGAGGTAATGTTATCAATGATATCCTTCCAATATCGGGAAATAAAGGGTTCTCTATAAAAACATCCTTCCCTGACCGCGGATATTATGAAAAAGAATATCATATTATCCTGGATAATAACACCTGGCTTCTTAAAAATATTATCTATAAAACAATGTCAGATATTTCACAGGATGCAGTAAAATATATTTGTGATGTTCCCCAAGATATTGATATCCAGAAATCCGGATGGACTGATAAAATAATACCCATTCCTGAAGAAAATGTAAGAGCGAAAAAATGTAGAGTAGAGAAAAGTCAAAACAAAACAGCCTTTTACATTCAGGATAGTGATGGTTTTACCAACCTAAGAAAGGAGAAAAACTCTTCTTCCCAAATCCTGCAAAAGATCAACACAGGTGAACAAGTTGAAGTTTTAGACCAAAACGGAGATTGGTGGTTAGTGGTTTCTAAAGAAGGTAAAAAGGGATATGTTCATAAAAGCAGGATAAAATCTGAATAA